The genomic segment AATCGCGTCAGGTTGACCCTGCGCTTCGGTACCAGGGCCGCCAATCTTACAATGATCCAGTGGCTCGAAGATGACATGGGTGGTGCTATCGCGCTACGGTGTCTTGAGCTGGCAACGGATATGGCCGTTCAGCGTTAGCGACGGCCGCTTTTCCGAGACCGCCGGGCGGCCGATGTATCGGCCCAGCCGTTCGAGCTTGTTGCGTTCACGCGGCCTTGGCTGCCACCCCGGTGTGCAGCGAGAAGGCGGCCACCTTGCCCACCGTCTCGCCGAACGGATCTTCTGGTTCACAAACGGGCAAGAGCCGAAACGGTAAACACCTTGTGCCCCGCCTGTGGACCCACCGCGATGCGGTCGGTTATGGAGCGACCCAGTAGTTGCATCATGGGGTCGTCGTCCACCGCATCGCCAGCGAGGCAACCATTCTCGGCATCACGATCTGACAGCCCCCGCCGCTCCAGATAGCGGCCGAATCGCGCGGCGATGGTGTACGCCAGTTGGGTGAGCTCGGTGCTGGTCGGCGCCTCGACCCAGTGAAACCGGGTCCACCCGGCATTGGCGCCATCGACATAGACGCCGTCGAGGAACAGCATGTAGAAATGGATATCGAGGTTGAGCACCGATCCAAACCGCTGGATCAACGTGACGGCACGGTATGGGCCGTCTTGGGCGCGTGGCCCGCCTTCCCTATCCGGTGGGCGGCGAACGCTCGGTAGACGATCCCCAGCGCTCGGCCGATGACCGCCGGGCGGCTGGCAACCAGGAAACGCAAGGGATACGGAAAGCTCAGCACCCATTGACGCACCGGCTGTTCGGGCACGATCTCATCCACCAACAGCGCGGCGCAGCTTAAATCATTTGCTATTATCCTGTCAGATTGCTCATGAGGCATTGTCTCTATGTTTATCAGCGTATTAGAGCTATTTAAGATCGGGATTGGTCCATCGAGCTCACACACGCACGGACCAATGGTCGCCGCAAATGATTTCGTTGGTCGCATAAAAAATCAGAAAGTCATTGATGCAAGTGCGAAAAACGCATTTATACGCTGTACGCTCAAGGGTTCCCTGGCTTTTACGGGCAAGGGACATTCCACGGATCACGCGGTCGCATTAGGGTTAAATGGCCATCAGCCGGCGAGTCTCGCCGATAAGGATATTGCTGACCTGGTTACAACTATCTGGAAAAGCGATCATCTTTGTCTCGACAACAACATCCGTGTTTCGTTTAACCCAACGGAACACATCATTTTTGACAAAGGGGAGCCGTCACCTGAGCACCCTAATGGGATGATTTTTGATCTCGTCGGCAACGACGGCAAGAAATTATATTCAGAAACGTATTTTTCGATTGGCGGTGGCTTTATAAACACCCTGGCGGAAATTCATCAATTGCAAGCACCACTTAAAATGGAGTCTGCGTCCTCGTGCCAATATCCGTTTGATTCGGCGAATTCCATGTTGCGAATGGCGCAGGACAGCAACATGTCCATCGCACAGATGAAGCAAATTAACGAGCAGCAATATTACTCGGAAAAAGCGCTGTTTGATGGTATGGGCAGGATTTGGCAATCCATGCAAACATGCATTGAAAAAGGCTTGGCAACAGAAGGCACATTGCCTGGTGGTCTGGGTATCTTGCGGCGCGCCAAAAAACTTCATCAGAGCCTGAAAAGTACGCCTGAGAAGGCAAATATTAATGACTGGCTATGCGCGTATGCCATGGCCGTGAATGAAGAAAATGCGGCCGGTAATATGGTGGTGACCGCGCCAACGAACGGTGCGGCAGGCGTCATTCCTGCGG from the Chromatiales bacterium 21-64-14 genome contains:
- a CDS encoding L-serine ammonia-lyase, with the translated sequence MFISVLELFKIGIGPSSSHTHGPMVAANDFVGRIKNQKVIDASAKNAFIRCTLKGSLAFTGKGHSTDHAVALGLNGHQPASLADKDIADLVTTIWKSDHLCLDNNIRVSFNPTEHIIFDKGEPSPEHPNGMIFDLVGNDGKKLYSETYFSIGGGFINTLAEIHQLQAPLKMESASSCQYPFDSANSMLRMAQDSNMSIAQMKQINEQQYYSEKALFDGMGRIWQSMQTCIEKGLATEGTLPGGLGILRRAKKLHQSLKSTPEKANINDWLCAYAMAVNEENAAGNMVVTAPTNGAAGVIPAVLYYASVHEHVTQEQVREFLLTASAIGGLIKHRSSISGAEVGCQGEVGSAAAMAAAGLCSIRGGTPQQIENAAEIALEHHLGMTCDPVNGLVQVPCIERNGFGAIKAYTAASLALRGDGTHFMPLDSCIEAMKKTGLEMSHKYKETALGGLAVSLTEC